The Juglans regia cultivar Chandler chromosome 2, Walnut 2.0, whole genome shotgun sequence genome includes a window with the following:
- the LOC108983821 gene encoding uncharacterized protein LOC108983821 isoform X2 — MEEPSSASKDQVIVDDDDNSEVERADPRFEVKVNHEAKLKEILHMINSIEKKLCSDGVKEFIKLLKGNTGGELLRLYIRASSNCSELLDAWKLQRGKPGLSYILSLVSTILGHPDGMYHPNDAERIAVSRVLDKFAKLVMEEYMIDVYKELNSTEVKHQTAALLLMASIVRRRPGLASEFAKKFDFKLKAFSKLSVYKKNQNEKRMKQSSRKAFVGFAMSFLEVGRPGLLRWVLQQKEMYSGVLRGLGDDDDETIIYVLSTLRDRVLVEESLVPPGLRSVLFGSVTLEQLVSISGRETDGPAAELSYHILVLVCSDPCNGLMPDLKRHPSPLKGNPKRLVELMKKLKATEIGYHRDLLLAIVSGSPSFGSAYMEEFPYNLEDFASPTWFSIVSLAANLVSSVGTGHPFGFLDSRSHNPPLFDDEHVQSILKCLFPRPFSRSVINKGLLHSNFVVKHGTLKLLLEALKLLDSFIGALNHGSYLSDQMMQGWASLKQEIQNEVRTLLPDPQVLLTLLSSLTRHSKTHGSCLKRTAYSENFTERSGNKLKKLKKNFGNKDTDIIVSGIGSTPGIALTGDSERVVGSVAGDETDSGKDLMVVIAEIWDLGRHSMPLITLEDTGIFFQSKLLDALKIYIRTAPTALEGSFDFFIGLLNNPLAMPINLQYSLLSLLTEYIGFSPSRGIPIRTPPQMYKHLQSFINLFIFSPIADIKDLSHGLAQAAMFSTGAFDKNLDEIGAWFLFLPSYDRGKSSFKVPEVELLQSLSPVVISFLCDAISTTGNNLFKHWDIVKHYTYHLKGVKVSPTFSPLAVCALQKCLRLLTSESGSFTLPEKSIISLYVCNTLKYLLQTQVDAGLFSALVESVLSERLGDHCCAVDDSRDFFSEWRPLENLLLFSQSISHQQTSCIFSTDKKAPPVDGSFASTLDEIKRLVRSGDVGNIAGITKAFSSSIICTSPDVILINFPSVMTISCNLRGVPTSILLSEFFLEQSFLTSVSKLWPDMFFTGLEVALSTVHCKDSEDDTCGNPCRSVDSQMVGYDGEFGESESAAAFGLFLKQVPFDVLFPAIMNIEGPYSLEPLKMQDLLLAKLSDSTADCHHISYLRLVLFWIHQIKLSYKSKPLIELQQLADICFNLVENLLAQLLILKTDSDSSRNSGFPFSRQDIQEVAESIFCHPAVVASLSCPIDCKEDLGNINVAETLDVLICLSRRTVHKLDHCILSILTTTSEYLFTLCSDQNFVSKAGKSANKQLVGAFNALVERLFLEARDKFDLCIRTKDMIPFLPTFYCLHALTRFISPFELLEFVQWMFNSIDMYDLTVWKSSKTSPLAVGFCIAAGAFKNLSSYLEHPITKRVSLNALWGIEEENINIDLIEEIYIKVVNFALHSESNFADTCLLEAVNAGSRQKHNDQQSIHPLSLIVSRAIMITPVEMLSHCIYRTSKTKAKLLFLLIETSSLHLSLFGHLFLDIVNKVLHEGNMMEESCGLALSDEDFIILLPAAMSYLNAIFMKFGKQCQRHVENMDSLYSRILWNGFLHWKSFVSGNVFDEEYGEFLPSSTQELLSLVDGSLLGKSIHMLQYHFAHGGVSMKMKRRLKLFDKLFPHSTAQDELLDWVIGEMDSRSLNQSLNHMNRVIAKLSLCRILLFTKNNQMLSLQKEAGGDLKEGSLEMGSNSDASRMRFINILVSIWQWIVKKLPILSDSCAKEKSTDSLCRYLEVFILESIFELTKEMHDDLVQLQSVPFLEQLMRSALLYRFEDPTTLKALRHILTSLCDGEFSRVPYLQLLVAHSQFAPTLHSVSKSSGSSPVGAFLRPMSSILRSLVISSTKHNAVSGKRDVFSRQLEVIKLLRGLFPDKAQFGFDSGKDFGINFRELHLLLLSSYGATLSEVDLMIYSLMHDIESANGSDFVNATETDHLWGSSALKVKKERDVERDMCSDIMTDTEGVGERRKSQFRENLSIDPKICASTVLYFPYDAIAVDEPLSLNKAHPPVVGKIERYDPFFILHFSIHSLSLGYIEPMEFAGLGLLAVAFVSISSSDDRIRKLGYETLGILKCALEKFQKRKDVMQLRLLLTYVQNGVEEPWQKIPSVIALFAAESSFILLDPSHDHYTDISKLLMQSSRVNMKGIPLFQKFFWSSSVNFKAERLWILRLLYAGLNMDDDAQIYIRNSIIETLFSFYVCPLSDNNSKALILQIVKKSVKLHKMARYLVQHCGLFSWLSSVLSFSSDELFEDKESFFLMQLHVVLEVVIDAISSRNITEWLHKDALEQLIELSLHLYKFVIGGSTFIEENVALLEPFLQIIISTLKISLKRKIYQPHFTISVEGLYQIYEAVNVNNYACSCPCAVAGLRAILMGAPAVAIFHMGREKLSSFLMWAISTASKADSQMLQLKESHPCFTISSEEEIYKESLRSKLLRWLTAAVILGKLSLKSNDLDPELSNRLKLGTLQSLWDLIGNARNESIQNRFGCETLLAAVIFYLQQHLGINCRVLPSVISALCLLFYASSFAEPRSDIFLGNKTLAASLCLKIRYPAEANPSWRWSYYQPWKDLSLELTDLQKMDELHACQTLLVIFANALRKKPSDLQVLSSQDMETSGVYEWERSIIKET, encoded by the exons ATGGAGGAACCGAGCTCAGCTTCGAAAGATCAAG TCATtgtagatgatgatgataatagtGAGGTTGAACGAGCAGATCCCAGGTTTGAAGTCAAAGTGAACCACGAAGCTAAACTTAAAGAAATATTGCATATGATTAATTCGATTGAAAAAAAACTATGCTCAGATGGTGTAAAGGAGTTCATTAAGTTACTAAAAGGTAACACTGGAGGTGAATTGCTCCGTCTATATATAAGGGCTTCTTCTAACTGCTCAGAGCTTCTAGATGCTTGGAAACTTCAACGGGGGAAGCCCGGATTGTCATATATATTGTCACTGGTATCTACTATTCTGGGTCATCCTGATGGGATGTACCATCCAAATGATGCGGAAAGAATAGCTGTTAGTAGGGTTCTTGACAAGTTTGCAAAACTTGTCATGGAAGAATACATGATAGATGTTTATAAGGAACTGAATAGTACAGAAGTGAAGCACCAAACTGCTGCACTGTTGCTAATGGCTTCAATTGTCCGGCGTAGGCCAGGATTGGCCTCTGAGTTTGCAAAGAAATTCGACTTCAAACTCAAGGCATTTTCCAAGCTTTCTGTATATAAAAAGAACCAAAATGAGAAGAGAATGAAGCAGTCATCGAGGAAGGCTTTTGTTGGCTTTGCAATGTCATTTTTGGAGGTGGGGAGACCAGGATTGTTGAGATGGGTGCTGCAGCAGAAGGAAATGTATTCTGGTGTCCTTCGTGGTCTTGGGGATGATGACGACGAGactattatttatgttttgtccACATTGCGTGATAGGGTTCTTGTGGAAGAGTCCTTGGTGCCCCCTGGTCTTAGAAGTGTTCTCTTTGGGAGTGTTACCTTGGAACAATTGGTCAGCATTTCTGGGAGAGAAACGGATGGACCTGCTGCAGAGTTGTCGTACCATATTCTTGTCCTTGTTTGTTCTGATCCTTGTAATGGTTTAATGCCAGATTTGAAGAGACACCCAAGCCCATTGAAAGGTAATCCGAAACGACTTGTTGAACTCATGAAAAAGCTAAAAGCAACTGAGATTGGCTATCACAGAGACTTGCTTTTGGCTATTGTTAGTGGGAGTCCCTCTTTTGGTTCAGCATACATGGAAGAGTTTCCTTACAACCTTGAAGATTTTGCATCACCAACCTG GTTCTCTATTGTTTCTCTGGCTGCAAACTTGGTTTCCTCAGTGGGCACTGGCCATCCTTTTGGTTTCCTCGATTCTAGGTCTCATAATCCCCCCTTGTTTGATGATGAGCATGTGCAGAGTATCTTGAAATGCTTGTTTCCTCGTCCATTCAGCCGGTCAGTAATTAATAAGGGGTTGCTTCACTCAAACTTTGTTGTGAAGCATGGAACTCTAAAGCTTCTTTTGGAGGCACTGAAGTTGCTGGACTCCTTCATTGGTGCATTGAACCATGGTTCTTATTTAAGTGATCAAATGATGCAAGGTTGGGCATCTCTCAAGCAAGAAATTCAGAATGAAGTCCGAACCTTGCTCCCTGATCCACAAGTTTTACTGACTCTACTTTCATCTCTGACTCGCCACTCCAAAACTCATGGGTCTTGTCTGAAGAGAACGGCATATTCAGAAAATTTTACTGAACGTAGCGGCAATAAACtaaaaaagctgaaaaaaaacTTTGGGAACAAGGACACAGATATCATTGTAAGTGGAATAGGTTCTACTCCGGGCATTGCTTTGACTGGAGACAGTGAAAGAGTTGTTGGTTCAGTTGCAGGAGATGAGACTGACAGTGGTAAGGATCTTATGGTTGTTATTGCTGAAATTTGGGATTTAGGCCGCCACTCCATGCCTCTGATTACATTGGAGGATACAGGGATTTTCTTTCAATCTAAGCTGCTTGATGctcttaaaatttatatt CGGACAGCACCTACTGCATTGGAAggttcatttgatttttttataggtcTCCTCAATAATCCTTTAGCAATGCCAATTAATCTGCAGTACTCCCTCTTGTCTCTGCTAACAGAATACATTGGATTCTCTCCAAGCAGGGGTATTCCCATTAGAACCCCTCCACAGATGTACAAGCATCTTCAATCATTTATTAACTTGTTCATTTTTTCGCCTATCGCTGATATAAAGGATCTATCACATGGTTTGGCACAAGCAGCTATGTTTAGTACTGGTGCGTTTGACAAAAACCTAGATGAAATTGGAGCATGGTTCTTATTTTTACCTAGTTATGACAGAGGAAAATCATCTTTTAAGGTCCCAGAGGTTGAACTATTGCAGAGTTTGTCTCCTGTTGTTATCTCATTTTTATGTGATGCCATTTCTACCACCGGGAATAATTTGTTCAAGCATTGGGATATTGTTAAGCATTATACATACCATTTGAAAGGTGTTAAAG TATCACCTACTTTCAGTCCTCTTGCTGTATGTGCCTTGCAGAAGTGTCTAAGGTTGCTAACTTCTGAATCGGGAAGCTTTACATTGCCTGAGAAGTCAATCATATCCTTATATGTATGCAATACATTAAAATATCTCTTACAAACTCAG GTAGATGCAGGATTGTTTTCTGCGTTGGTTGAATCAGTCTTGTCTGAGAGACTTGGTGACCACTGTTGTGCAGTTGATGATTCTCGGGATTTCTTCTCTGAGTGGAGACCATTGGAGAACTTACTTCTCTTTTCACAGAGCATTTCACATCAACAAACTTCTTGCATTTTTTCCACTGATAAAAAGGCTCCACCCGTTGATGGTTCTTTTGCGAGCACACTTGATGAAATTAAAAGACTTGTAAGGAGTGGGGATGTTGGTAATATAGCTGGCATAACCAAAGCATTTTCTTCCTCAATTATTTGTACCTCACCTGATGTGATATTGATAAATTTTCCATCAGTTATGACCATTTCATGTAACCTTCGTGGAGTTCCTACGTCAATTTTATTATCAGAATTCTTTCTTGAACAAAGCTTCCTTACCAGTGTTTCTAAGTTATGGCCTGACATGTTCTTTACTGGTCTGGAAGTGGCATTATCTACTGTTCATTGTAAGGACAGTGAGGATGATACCTGTGGAAATCCATGTCGTTCTGTGGACTCTCAGATGGTGGGTTATGATGGAGAATTTGGTGAAAGTGAATCTGCTGCTGCATTTGGTTTGTTTTTGAAGCAAGTACCTTTCGATGTGCTATTTCCTGCTATAATGAACATTGAAGGTCCTTACTCATTGGAGCCCTTGAAAATGCAAGACCTGCTTCTGGCCAAGTTGTCTGACTCTACAGCTGATTGCCACCATATTTCTTATCTTCGGCTTGTGCTCTTTTGGATCCATCAGATAAAATTATCTTACAAGAGTAAACCATTAATTGAACTCCAACAACTTGCGGACATTTGCTTTAATCTCGTTGAGAACTTGTTAGCTCAACTATTGATTTTAAAAACTGATTCTGATTCTTCCAGAAATTCTGGGTTTCCTTTCTCAAGACAAGATATTCAAGAAGTGGCTGAATCTATCTTTTGTCATCCTGCTGTGGTAGCATCATTATCCTGTCCGATTGATTGTAAAGAAGACTTGGGGAATATAAACGTAGCTGAAACTTTGGATGTGCTGATTTGTTTATCCAGGCGGACAGTCCATAAATTGGATCATTGTATCTTGAGTATTTTGACGACAACTTCCGAGTATTTGTTTACTCTATGCAGTGACCAAAATTTTGTATCAAAAGCTGGAAAAAGTGCCAATAAGCAGCTTGTGGGGGCTTTTAATGCCTTGGTGGAAAGGCTATTTCTGGAAGCCAGGGACAAGTTTGATCTGTGCATTCGTACTAAAGATATGATACCTTTTCTTCCAACATTTTATTGTCTACATGCTCTGACACGTTTTATATCCCCATTTGAACTTCTTGAATTCGTGCAGTGGATGTTTAATAGCATTGACATGTATGACTTGACAGTTTGGAAATCTTCCAAAACTTCTCCTCTCGCTGTTGGATTTTGTATTGCTGCCGGTGCCTTCAAAAACCTGTCTTCTTATTTGGAGCATCCAATTACAAAGAGGGTATCACTCAATGCGTTATGGGGAATAGAAGAAGAGAATATCAATATCGACCTCATTGAGGAGATCTATATTAAGGTGGTTAATTTTGCCTTGCATTCTGAATCCAATTTTGCAGATACATGTTTGCTTGAAGCTGTTAATGCTGGTAGCAGACAGAAACACAATGACCAACAGAGTATCCATCCATTAAGTTTGATAGTCTCAAGGGCTATAATGATAACTCCTGTGGAAATGCTTTCTCATTGCATTTACAGGACCAGCAAGACAAAAGCTAAATTACTGTTTCTTCTTATTGAGACTAGTTCCTTACATTTGTCACTTTTTGGTCACTTATTTCTGGATATCGTGAACAAAGTTTTGCATGAGGGCAACATGATGGAAGAAAGCTGTGGCCTTGCCCTTTCTGATGAGGACTTTATCATTCTTCTGCCTGCTGCTATGTCATACTTGAACgcaatttttatgaaatttggaAAGCAGTGCCAGAGGCATGTTGAAAACATGGATTCTTTGTattcaagaattctttggaatgGTTTCCTTCACTGGAAGAGCTTTGTCTCTGGAAATGTATTTGATGAAGAATATGGTGAGTTCTTGCCGTCATCTACCCAAGAACTTCTCAGTCTTGTGGATGGCAGTCTTCTTGGCAAATCTATTCATATGTTGCAGTATCACTTTGCCCATGGTGGAGTttcaatgaaaatgaaaaggcGATTGAAACTATTTGATAAACTTTTCCCACATTCTACTGCACAAGATGAGCTGTTAGACTGGGTTATTGGTGAGATGGATTCTCGTTCACTTAACCAGTCATTAAACCATATGAACAGAGTTATTGCAAAGTTATCTCTTTGCAGgattttgttatttacaaaaaataatcagaTGCTGTCTCTGCAAAAGGAAGCAGGTGGGGACTTGAAGGAAGGTTCTTTGGAAATGGGATCAAATTCAGATGCATCAAGAATGcggtttataaatattttggtgaGTATTTGGCAATGGATTGTTAAGAAATTGCCTATACTCTCTGATAGTTGTGCAAAGGAAAAGAGCACAGACAGTCTGTGCAGATATTTGGAAGTCTTCATTTTGGAAAGTATTTTTGAATTAACCAAAGAGATGCATGATGATCTTGTCCAATTGCAATCTGTTCCCTTCCTAGAGCAATTGATGAGATCAGCACTTCTATATAGGTTTGAGGATCCCACAACTCTGAAAGCACTGCGACATATCCTAACTTCGCTGTGTGATGGAGAGTTTTCACGTGTCCCTTATCTGCAGCTGCTGGTTGCCCACTCTCAGTTTGCTCCTACTCTTCATTCAGTCTCCAAATCATCTGGTTCTTCTCCTGTTGGTGCATTTTTAAGGCCTATGTCCAGTATTCTGAGATCACTTGTTATCTCTTCTACTAAACACAATGCAGTTAGTGGCAAGCGTGATGTGTTTTCAAGACAGTTGGAAGTTATTAAATTGCTCCGCGGACTCTTTCCGGACAAGGCTCAATTTGGTTTTGATTCTGGAAAAGATTTTGGTATAAATTTTAGAGAGTTGCATTTACTGCTTTTGTCTTCTTATGGTGCAACACTCAGCGAAGTCGACTTGATGATATATAGTCTGATGCATGATATTGAGTCTGCAAATGGATCAGACTTTGTGAATGCTACTGAAACAGATCACCTATGGGGAAGTTCTGctttaaaagtgaaaaaagaaCGGGATGTGGAGCGGGATATGTGTTCAGATATCATGACTGATACTGAAGGAGTTGGGGAACGTCGGAAAAGTCAATTTAGAGAAAATCTTTCAATTGACCCCAAAATATGTGCGTCGACAGTGCTATATTTTCCCTATGATGCTATTGCAGTTGATGAACCATTATCCTTGAACAAG GCACATCCTCCTGTTGTTGGAAAAATTGAACGTTACGATCCTTTTTTCATCTTGCACTTTTCGATTCATAGTCTGTCATTGGGCTATATTGAACCGATGGAGTTTGCTGGTTTAGGCTTGCTTGCAGTTGCATTTGTTAGCATATCTTCATCAGATGACAGGATAAGAAAATTGGGTTATGAGACTCTCGGGATCCTTAAGTGTGCATTGGAG AAATTTCAAAAGAGGAAGGATGTAATGCAACTTCGGCTTCTGTTGACTTATGTGCAAAATGGTGTTGAAGAACCATGGCAGAAAATCCCTTCTGTTATTGCTCTTTTTGCTGCAGAATCATCTTTTATATTGTTGGACCCTTCGCATGATCACTATACAGATATAAGTAAGCTTTTGATGCAGTCTTCTAGGGTAAATATGAAG GGTATACCATTGTTTCAGAAATTTTTCTGGAGTAGCTCTGTTAATTTCAAAGCAGAAAGGTTGTGGATACTGCGCTTACTGTATGCAGGCCTGAACATGGATGATGATGCACAAATATATATCAGAAACTCGATTATTGAGACGTTGTTTAGTTTTTATGTCTGTCCTCTTTCAGATAACAATTCAAAGGCACTGATTCTTCAG ATAGTGAAGAAGTCTGTCAAATTGCATAAGATGGCTCGTTATCTAGTTCAACACTGTGGTTTGTTTTCATGGTTATCATCTGTTCTCTCATTCTCCAGTGATGAGCTctttgaagacaaagaaagTTTTTTCTTAATGCAATTGCATGTCGTATTGGAG GTGGTCATTGATGCTATTTCATCCAGAAACATTACTGAGTGGTTGCACAAAGATGCCCTTGAGCAGCTCATAGAACTTTCTTTGCATCTGTACAAATTCGTAATTGGTGGGTCAACATTCATAGAGGAAAATGTGGCATTGCTTGAGCCATTTCTGCAAATAATTATATCAACTCTGAAGATATCGCTGAAGAGGAAAATATACCAGCCACATTTTACCATATCAGTTGAGGGtttatatcaaatatatgaggctgttaatgtaaataattatgcTTGCTCTTGCCCTTGTGCAGTGGCTGGGCTAAGAGCTATACTTATGGGTGCACCTGCAGTTGCTATTTTCCACATG GGTCGGGAAAAGCTTTCAAGTTTTCTTATGTGGGCAATTTCTACTGCTTCAAAAGCAGACTCACAAATGCTTCAGCTTAAAGAATCTCATCCCTGTTTCACCATTTCTTCAGAGGAAGAGATCTATAAGGAATCTTTGAGATCAAAACTTTTACGTTGGCTAACTGCTGCTGTAATTCTAGGGAAGCTTTCTTTGAAATCTAATGATTTGGACCCTGAATTATCAAATCGGTTAAAATTGGGAACACTGCAATCTTTATGGGATCTTATTGGAAATGCACGTAATGAAAGCATCCAAAATAGATTTGGCTGTGAGACTTTATTAGCTGCTGTGATTTTCTACCTCCAACAGCATCTTGGCATTAATTGCAGAGTTCTCCCATCAGTTATATCCGcactttgtcttcttttttatgCCTCCAGTTTTGCAG AACCCAGATCTGATATCTTCCTTGGTAACAAAACTCTTGCGGCATCACTGTGTTTGAAGATACGTTATCCCGCTGAAGCAAATCCTTCCTGGAGATG GTCATATTACCAGCCATGGAAGGATCTTTCATTGGAGCTCACTGACTTGCAGAAGATGGATGAACTCCATGCTTGTCAAACGCTTTTGGTCATTTTTGCAAACGCGTTGAGAAAGAAACCATCAGATTTGCAGGTTTTATCATCTCAAGACATGGAGACATCTGGTGTGTATGAGTGGGAAAGAAGTATCATAAAAGAGAcgtaa